The nucleotide sequence CCTGGTCAGGAACTTCCCCTCTATTAAACGGGCCCGTTTCTGGATGACCTTCGGCCAGGAGTATCTGACCCATTTACGGGTCATTCAGAATATCGGTATGGCCCGCATTGATCCGGTTATCTACAATGGTGTCGAGATTGTGCCGATCCAGTTTCTTAAAGCTGTCCTGCCGGACCCGGGGGAACTGGGGGAAAACTATACCGGGGAAACCTCCATCGGCTGTCGCATCAGGGGCCTTAAGGAAGGTGAAGAGCACAGCTACTACATCTGGAACAACTGCAGCCACGAAGCAGCCTATAAGGAGACCGGCGTCCAGGGGGTCAGCTACACCACCGGGGTCCCCGCGGTCGTAGGGGCGCTGATGTTCGCGACAGGCAAATGGAAAAAGCCCGGGGTTTTCAACGTCGAGGAGTTCGATCCGGACCCCTTTCTGGAGCAGCTGGCAGCTGATGGATTGCCCTGGCATGAGGAACACGACGGCGATCTTGAGCTGTAATTCAAAGCGGGGCGTTTGCTCCGCTTTTTTTTTATATCTGCCTCTCAATTCTGTTGACAATGGACAACAAAGGACTATACTGTACATAAGAGCCCTGTATTAGACAGGCAGAGAATATACAGAAGAAGAGAGGCTTGTATGCATTTAAATACATTAATTTCCCCCGACTCGGTTCTCCTGCTTAAAGAGACAAAAAAGGCCGAGGCAATTGCCAGACTTGTATCCACGGTACCTGAATCTGCTGCTGATTTGCCTCGGGAGGAGATTCAGGAAAAGCTCCTTGCCAGGGAAGAGCTTATGAGCACAGGCATTGGTCTGGGACTGGGGATTCCCCATATCCGGGCGGCGGGGATCAAGACGCCGGTACTGCGGGTAGGTGTGCAGTCCCTGGGCATCTCCGACTATGAGTCCATTGACGGATTACCGGTAAAAATCCTCTTTATGATCCTTTTAAAAGAAGACCAGCAGCGGGAACATGTAGCCTTATTGTCCGAGATCGTCTCCCTGATGAAAATAGAACAGCTGCGAATCCAGCTGTCAGCGGTTTCCACTTCGGCTCAAGGGTACAGGCTGCTGCATGAGCATCTGAACGGAATGACAGGGTAAGGCAATGAAGATTCTGGAACTGATTAACGGAAGCATGCAGATTGAGGAATTGAATGCCCTGCTTTTTGTCGGCATTGCTCTCTTCGGCGGGACAATAGGAGGACGGCTGTTTCAGAAGATCAGGGTCCCCCAGGTGGTAGGTTACATTCTAATTGGTCTGGCTTTAGGCGAGTCCGGTCTGGGCTTTCTTTCTTCCCTTACGCTGGATCGATTTCAGGCAATAAACTATTTTGCCCTTGGACTGATCAGCTTCAGCCTTGGTGGGGAGCTCAAATTTTCCACCCTGAAAAAGAATGGCCGCCAGTTTACCTATATTCTGTTTCTGGAGGCCTTTGCTGCTTTTTTGCTGGTGAGTCTGGCGGTTTTTATGCCCCTGCGGTTTCTTTTCGCCGATTCCATCGCCCTGGCAGTCAGTCTGCTTCTAGGCAGTATCGCCGCTGCCACCGCAGCCGCGGGAACAACGGATGTTCTGCGGGAATACCGTGCCCGGGGAATAGTAACCTCCACACTGATGGGCATCATTGCGCTGGATGATATTCTTGCTCTGTTTCTGTTTACCATCCTTGCTGGAGTAGCGGCACCTTTTCTGGGTTTCGGCGGAGACAATATTCTGATTTCCCTTATATATCCCCTTTATGAGACCTTAGGCGCTGTGGCTCTCGGGCTGGTTGCGGGTTCAGTATTGATCTGGCTGCTGAAAAAGTACACCGAAGAAGAGAGGATCTTTGTCTTTGCCCTGGGGGCCATTCTGCTGGTCCTGGGAGCATCCATCTTTCTTGATGTGGATATGCTGATGACGGCCATGATTATGGGAGCGGTCTTCGTAAACAGGGCCCCCCGCAAGAGCCTTGTTGTCTTCAATCTGATAGAGAAGTTTTCCACTCCGATCTACGTGCTCTTTTTTGTCTTTGTAGGAGCTTCCCTGAAGTTCGCCAGTCTTTCCCCCGCGATTCTGCTTATAATTGCTGTTTTTATCATTACCCGTTTTCTGGGCAAGACCATAGGAGTGCGCCTTGGCGGCCGGCTTGCGGGAGCACCGAAAAAGCTTCGCAAGTACCTGCCGTACTGTCTGCTCAGTCAGTCCGGAGTGGCTGTGGGGCTCGCGATCGTCGCGGCTCAGCGTTTTCCCGGCGCTGTGGGGGAGACGATTCTTATCGTGATTACCACCTCCACCTTTGTTCTGCAGCTGACAGGCCCTGCTCTTATTAAATATGCCATTGACGGCGCGGAGGAGACGGGAAAGAACATCAGCGAGGAGGTACTCAAAGAGCGGCTTAAACTCGCCGAGATGCTGGATCCGCAGGGGGCTGTTATTAAAGACGGCGCACCCATCGGTGAGGTCATCAGGCGCTTTGCCGAGACCTCCTTCAGCGAACTGTGTGTGGTGGGCAAAGATGACCGGCTTATCGGGGTAATAAGCTTTGACAACCTTAAAACAGTGCTGATATCACCGGAATTAAATCACTTCCTGCTGGCGGTGGATATTATGAGTCCTCTTCCTGTTGTGGTGACGCCGGAGATCAGTCTGCGGGAGGCGGAGAAGCGGATGCGGAAAAGCGGTGTCGAGTATATTGCTGCAGTTGACGGGGAGGGCAGGTTTAAAGGGCTCGCGGAGCAGAGGGGTATCGAAAGTTTTGCCCGGCGGAATTTTCTGGCTCTGCAGCAGGAATAGTCTATAACTGGAAGATATCCGGGGTTTCTGGTAAAGAAGCAGGTTCCAAAAACTCTTGTAAAGCTGGCGGTATATGGCTACTCTCGGAGGTATGAAACCTGTGGATACCAGTTCTGCCGCGGTGCCTTCGCCATCTTTTGTTCTTGATGAGGCACTCTTGCTGCAGAATCTTGACCTGATCTCCGCGACGGCGCGTAAGGCGGATGTAGAGATTATTCCCGCCCTGAAAGGCTTTGCCCTGTGGCGGGTTTTTCCTCTTCTG is from Marispirochaeta sp. and encodes:
- a CDS encoding PTS sugar transporter subunit IIA gives rise to the protein MHLNTLISPDSVLLLKETKKAEAIARLVSTVPESAADLPREEIQEKLLAREELMSTGIGLGLGIPHIRAAGIKTPVLRVGVQSLGISDYESIDGLPVKILFMILLKEDQQREHVALLSEIVSLMKIEQLRIQLSAVSTSAQGYRLLHEHLNGMTG
- a CDS encoding cation:proton antiporter, whose translation is MKILELINGSMQIEELNALLFVGIALFGGTIGGRLFQKIRVPQVVGYILIGLALGESGLGFLSSLTLDRFQAINYFALGLISFSLGGELKFSTLKKNGRQFTYILFLEAFAAFLLVSLAVFMPLRFLFADSIALAVSLLLGSIAAATAAAGTTDVLREYRARGIVTSTLMGIIALDDILALFLFTILAGVAAPFLGFGGDNILISLIYPLYETLGAVALGLVAGSVLIWLLKKYTEEERIFVFALGAILLVLGASIFLDVDMLMTAMIMGAVFVNRAPRKSLVVFNLIEKFSTPIYVLFFVFVGASLKFASLSPAILLIIAVFIITRFLGKTIGVRLGGRLAGAPKKLRKYLPYCLLSQSGVAVGLAIVAAQRFPGAVGETILIVITTSTFVLQLTGPALIKYAIDGAEETGKNISEEVLKERLKLAEMLDPQGAVIKDGAPIGEVIRRFAETSFSELCVVGKDDRLIGVISFDNLKTVLISPELNHFLLAVDIMSPLPVVVTPEISLREAEKRMRKSGVEYIAAVDGEGRFKGLAEQRGIESFARRNFLALQQE